In Strix uralensis isolate ZFMK-TIS-50842 chromosome 10, bStrUra1, whole genome shotgun sequence, a single window of DNA contains:
- the LOC141947886 gene encoding 6-phosphofructo-2-kinase/fructose-2,6-bisphosphatase 4 isoform X2, which translates to MAAASPARELTQNPLQKTWEPYDNGLPAGHSAQRGVCMTNCPTLIVMVGLPARGKTYISKKLTRYLNWIGVPTKEFNVGQYRRDLVKKYKSFEFFLPDNEEGLKIRKQCALAALNDVRQYLSEENGHVAVFDATNTTRERRETIYKFGEENGYKTFFVESVCVDPEVIAANIVQVKLGSPDYVDCSNDEATEDFMKRIECYKNSYETLDETLDKDLSYIKIMDVGRSYLVNRVMDHIQSRIVYYLMNIHVTPRSIYLCRHGESELNLKGRIGGDPGLSVRGKEFAKSLAQFINEQNIKDLKVWTSQMKRTIQTAEALGVPYEQWKVLNEIDAGVCEEMTYEEIQENYPLEFALRDQDKYRYRYPKGESYEDLVQRLEPVIMELERQENVLVICHQAVMRCLLAYFLDKPAEQLPYLKCPLHTVLKLTPVAYGCKVESIFLNVEAVNTHRDKPENVGVDRSREEALRTVPNHL; encoded by the exons ATGGCGGCGGCGTCGCCGGCGCGGGAGCTCACGCAGAACCCGCTGCAGAAGACCTGGGAGCCCTACGACAACGGGCTGCCGGCGGGGCACAGCGCCCAGCGCGGCG TATGTATGACCAATTGCCCTACTCTGATTGTCATGGTGGGTCTCCCAGCAAGAGGAAAAACCTACATCTCGAAGAAGCTGACACGCTATTTAAATTGGATTGGAGTGCCTACAAAAG AGTTTAATGTTGGTCAGTATCGTCGAGACTTGGTGAAAAAGTATAAATCTTTTGAATTCTTCCTGCCTGACAATGAAGAAGGCTTGAAAATCAGGAA acaatgTGCCTTAGCAGCGCTGAATGACGTCCGACAGTACCTCAGTGAAGAGAACGGGCACGTGGCT GTCTTTGATGCTACAAATACAACTCGAGAACGTAGAGAAACTATTTACAAATTTGGTGAAGAAAATGGATATAAG actttttttgttgAGTCAGTATGCGTAGATCCAGAGGTCATTGCTGCAAACATTGTG caagTGAAGCTGGGTAGTCCTGACTATGTTGATTGTAGTAATGATGAAGCAACAGAAGACTTTATGAAAAGAATAGAGTGCTACAAGAACTCTTACGAGACATTAGATGAAACTCTTGACAA GGATCTTTCGTATATTAAAATTATGGATGTTGGAAGGAGTTACCTTGTAAACAGAGTAATGGATCACATTCAGAGCCGGATTGTCTACTACCTCATGAATATCCATGTGACTCCTCGGTCAATCTACCTCTGTCGACATGGAGAAAGTGAACTCAATCTGAAAGGGAGAATAGGAGGAGATCCTGGACTGTCTGTCAGAGGGAAAGAA tttgccAAAAGCTTGGCACAGTTTATTAATGAGCAAAACATCAAAGATCTGAAAGTTTGGACCAGCCAGATGAAAAGGACAATTCAGACTGCTGAAGCCTTGGGAGTGCCTTATGAGCAGTGGAAGGTTCTGAATGAGATAGATGCA GGAGTGTGTGAAGAAATGACATatgaagaaatacaggaaaattatcCGCTTGAATTCGCACTGAGAGACCAAGACAAATACAGATACAGATACCCTAAAGGAGAG TCCTATGAAGATCTTGTTCAGAGACTGGAGCCAGTAATTATGGAACTTGAAAGGCAGGAAAATGTGCTTGTCATATGTCACCAGGCTGTCATGCGGTGTCTGCTTGCATATTTTCTCGACAAGCCTGCAG AACAACTGCCTTACCTGAAGTGCCCGCTGCATACTGTCTTAAAGCTAACCCCGGTGGCTTATG GATGTAAAGTAGAATCTATATTTCTGAATGTTGAAGCTgtaaacacacacagagataaaCCCGAg AATGTAGGTGTGGATCGATCGCGAGAAGAAGCTTTGAGGACAGTACCTAACCACCTATAG
- the LOC141947886 gene encoding 6-phosphofructo-2-kinase/fructose-2,6-bisphosphatase 4 isoform X1, with protein MAAASPARELTQNPLQKTWEPYDNGLPAGHSAQRGVCMTNCPTLIVMVGLPARGKTYISKKLTRYLNWIGVPTKEFNVGQYRRDLVKKYKSFEFFLPDNEEGLKIRKQCALAALNDVRQYLSEENGHVAVFDATNTTRERRETIYKFGEENGYKTFFVESVCVDPEVIAANIVQVKLGSPDYVDCSNDEATEDFMKRIECYKNSYETLDETLDKDLSYIKIMDVGRSYLVNRVMDHIQSRIVYYLMNIHVTPRSIYLCRHGESELNLKGRIGGDPGLSVRGKEFAKSLAQFINEQNIKDLKVWTSQMKRTIQTAEALGVPYEQWKVLNEIDAGVCEEMTYEEIQENYPLEFALRDQDKYRYRYPKGESYEDLVQRLEPVIMELERQENVLVICHQAVMRCLLAYFLDKPAEQLPYLKCPLHTVLKLTPVAYGCKVESIFLNVEAVNTHRDKPENVDISRPPEDALVTVPAHQ; from the exons ATGGCGGCGGCGTCGCCGGCGCGGGAGCTCACGCAGAACCCGCTGCAGAAGACCTGGGAGCCCTACGACAACGGGCTGCCGGCGGGGCACAGCGCCCAGCGCGGCG TATGTATGACCAATTGCCCTACTCTGATTGTCATGGTGGGTCTCCCAGCAAGAGGAAAAACCTACATCTCGAAGAAGCTGACACGCTATTTAAATTGGATTGGAGTGCCTACAAAAG AGTTTAATGTTGGTCAGTATCGTCGAGACTTGGTGAAAAAGTATAAATCTTTTGAATTCTTCCTGCCTGACAATGAAGAAGGCTTGAAAATCAGGAA acaatgTGCCTTAGCAGCGCTGAATGACGTCCGACAGTACCTCAGTGAAGAGAACGGGCACGTGGCT GTCTTTGATGCTACAAATACAACTCGAGAACGTAGAGAAACTATTTACAAATTTGGTGAAGAAAATGGATATAAG actttttttgttgAGTCAGTATGCGTAGATCCAGAGGTCATTGCTGCAAACATTGTG caagTGAAGCTGGGTAGTCCTGACTATGTTGATTGTAGTAATGATGAAGCAACAGAAGACTTTATGAAAAGAATAGAGTGCTACAAGAACTCTTACGAGACATTAGATGAAACTCTTGACAA GGATCTTTCGTATATTAAAATTATGGATGTTGGAAGGAGTTACCTTGTAAACAGAGTAATGGATCACATTCAGAGCCGGATTGTCTACTACCTCATGAATATCCATGTGACTCCTCGGTCAATCTACCTCTGTCGACATGGAGAAAGTGAACTCAATCTGAAAGGGAGAATAGGAGGAGATCCTGGACTGTCTGTCAGAGGGAAAGAA tttgccAAAAGCTTGGCACAGTTTATTAATGAGCAAAACATCAAAGATCTGAAAGTTTGGACCAGCCAGATGAAAAGGACAATTCAGACTGCTGAAGCCTTGGGAGTGCCTTATGAGCAGTGGAAGGTTCTGAATGAGATAGATGCA GGAGTGTGTGAAGAAATGACATatgaagaaatacaggaaaattatcCGCTTGAATTCGCACTGAGAGACCAAGACAAATACAGATACAGATACCCTAAAGGAGAG TCCTATGAAGATCTTGTTCAGAGACTGGAGCCAGTAATTATGGAACTTGAAAGGCAGGAAAATGTGCTTGTCATATGTCACCAGGCTGTCATGCGGTGTCTGCTTGCATATTTTCTCGACAAGCCTGCAG AACAACTGCCTTACCTGAAGTGCCCGCTGCATACTGTCTTAAAGCTAACCCCGGTGGCTTATG GATGTAAAGTAGAATCTATATTTCTGAATGTTGAAGCTgtaaacacacacagagataaaCCCGAg AATGTAGACATTTCCAGACCTCCCGAGGACGCTCTTGTAACAGTCCCTGCTCATCAGTGA
- the LOC141947886 gene encoding 6-phosphofructo-2-kinase/fructose-2,6-bisphosphatase 4 isoform X5, which yields MTNCPTLIVMVGLPARGKTYISKKLTRYLNWIGVPTKEFNVGQYRRDLVKKYKSFEFFLPDNEEGLKIRKQCALAALNDVRQYLSEENGHVAVFDATNTTRERRETIYKFGEENGYKTFFVESVCVDPEVIAANIVQVKLGSPDYVDCSNDEATEDFMKRIECYKNSYETLDETLDKDLSYIKIMDVGRSYLVNRVMDHIQSRIVYYLMNIHVTPRSIYLCRHGESELNLKGRIGGDPGLSVRGKEFAKSLAQFINEQNIKDLKVWTSQMKRTIQTAEALGVPYEQWKVLNEIDAGVCEEMTYEEIQENYPLEFALRDQDKYRYRYPKGESYEDLVQRLEPVIMELERQENVLVICHQAVMRCLLAYFLDKPAEQLPYLKCPLHTVLKLTPVAYGCKVESIFLNVEAVNTHRDKPENVDISRPPEDALVTVPAHQ from the exons ATGACCAATTGCCCTACTCTGATTGTCATGGTGGGTCTCCCAGCAAGAGGAAAAACCTACATCTCGAAGAAGCTGACACGCTATTTAAATTGGATTGGAGTGCCTACAAAAG AGTTTAATGTTGGTCAGTATCGTCGAGACTTGGTGAAAAAGTATAAATCTTTTGAATTCTTCCTGCCTGACAATGAAGAAGGCTTGAAAATCAGGAA acaatgTGCCTTAGCAGCGCTGAATGACGTCCGACAGTACCTCAGTGAAGAGAACGGGCACGTGGCT GTCTTTGATGCTACAAATACAACTCGAGAACGTAGAGAAACTATTTACAAATTTGGTGAAGAAAATGGATATAAG actttttttgttgAGTCAGTATGCGTAGATCCAGAGGTCATTGCTGCAAACATTGTG caagTGAAGCTGGGTAGTCCTGACTATGTTGATTGTAGTAATGATGAAGCAACAGAAGACTTTATGAAAAGAATAGAGTGCTACAAGAACTCTTACGAGACATTAGATGAAACTCTTGACAA GGATCTTTCGTATATTAAAATTATGGATGTTGGAAGGAGTTACCTTGTAAACAGAGTAATGGATCACATTCAGAGCCGGATTGTCTACTACCTCATGAATATCCATGTGACTCCTCGGTCAATCTACCTCTGTCGACATGGAGAAAGTGAACTCAATCTGAAAGGGAGAATAGGAGGAGATCCTGGACTGTCTGTCAGAGGGAAAGAA tttgccAAAAGCTTGGCACAGTTTATTAATGAGCAAAACATCAAAGATCTGAAAGTTTGGACCAGCCAGATGAAAAGGACAATTCAGACTGCTGAAGCCTTGGGAGTGCCTTATGAGCAGTGGAAGGTTCTGAATGAGATAGATGCA GGAGTGTGTGAAGAAATGACATatgaagaaatacaggaaaattatcCGCTTGAATTCGCACTGAGAGACCAAGACAAATACAGATACAGATACCCTAAAGGAGAG TCCTATGAAGATCTTGTTCAGAGACTGGAGCCAGTAATTATGGAACTTGAAAGGCAGGAAAATGTGCTTGTCATATGTCACCAGGCTGTCATGCGGTGTCTGCTTGCATATTTTCTCGACAAGCCTGCAG AACAACTGCCTTACCTGAAGTGCCCGCTGCATACTGTCTTAAAGCTAACCCCGGTGGCTTATG GATGTAAAGTAGAATCTATATTTCTGAATGTTGAAGCTgtaaacacacacagagataaaCCCGAg AATGTAGACATTTCCAGACCTCCCGAGGACGCTCTTGTAACAGTCCCTGCTCATCAGTGA
- the LOC141947886 gene encoding 6-phosphofructo-2-kinase/fructose-2,6-bisphosphatase 4 isoform X3 yields MDCPDPVVWGRQGWVDLFQFSAATVCMTNCPTLIVMVGLPARGKTYISKKLTRYLNWIGVPTKEFNVGQYRRDLVKKYKSFEFFLPDNEEGLKIRKQCALAALNDVRQYLSEENGHVAVFDATNTTRERRETIYKFGEENGYKTFFVESVCVDPEVIAANIVQVKLGSPDYVDCSNDEATEDFMKRIECYKNSYETLDETLDKDLSYIKIMDVGRSYLVNRVMDHIQSRIVYYLMNIHVTPRSIYLCRHGESELNLKGRIGGDPGLSVRGKEFAKSLAQFINEQNIKDLKVWTSQMKRTIQTAEALGVPYEQWKVLNEIDAGVCEEMTYEEIQENYPLEFALRDQDKYRYRYPKGESYEDLVQRLEPVIMELERQENVLVICHQAVMRCLLAYFLDKPAEQLPYLKCPLHTVLKLTPVAYGCKVESIFLNVEAVNTHRDKPENVDISRPPEDALVTVPAHQ; encoded by the exons atgGACTGCCCAGACCCGGtggtgtggggcaggcagggttgGGTTGACCTGTTCCAGTTCTCTGCTGCTACAG TATGTATGACCAATTGCCCTACTCTGATTGTCATGGTGGGTCTCCCAGCAAGAGGAAAAACCTACATCTCGAAGAAGCTGACACGCTATTTAAATTGGATTGGAGTGCCTACAAAAG AGTTTAATGTTGGTCAGTATCGTCGAGACTTGGTGAAAAAGTATAAATCTTTTGAATTCTTCCTGCCTGACAATGAAGAAGGCTTGAAAATCAGGAA acaatgTGCCTTAGCAGCGCTGAATGACGTCCGACAGTACCTCAGTGAAGAGAACGGGCACGTGGCT GTCTTTGATGCTACAAATACAACTCGAGAACGTAGAGAAACTATTTACAAATTTGGTGAAGAAAATGGATATAAG actttttttgttgAGTCAGTATGCGTAGATCCAGAGGTCATTGCTGCAAACATTGTG caagTGAAGCTGGGTAGTCCTGACTATGTTGATTGTAGTAATGATGAAGCAACAGAAGACTTTATGAAAAGAATAGAGTGCTACAAGAACTCTTACGAGACATTAGATGAAACTCTTGACAA GGATCTTTCGTATATTAAAATTATGGATGTTGGAAGGAGTTACCTTGTAAACAGAGTAATGGATCACATTCAGAGCCGGATTGTCTACTACCTCATGAATATCCATGTGACTCCTCGGTCAATCTACCTCTGTCGACATGGAGAAAGTGAACTCAATCTGAAAGGGAGAATAGGAGGAGATCCTGGACTGTCTGTCAGAGGGAAAGAA tttgccAAAAGCTTGGCACAGTTTATTAATGAGCAAAACATCAAAGATCTGAAAGTTTGGACCAGCCAGATGAAAAGGACAATTCAGACTGCTGAAGCCTTGGGAGTGCCTTATGAGCAGTGGAAGGTTCTGAATGAGATAGATGCA GGAGTGTGTGAAGAAATGACATatgaagaaatacaggaaaattatcCGCTTGAATTCGCACTGAGAGACCAAGACAAATACAGATACAGATACCCTAAAGGAGAG TCCTATGAAGATCTTGTTCAGAGACTGGAGCCAGTAATTATGGAACTTGAAAGGCAGGAAAATGTGCTTGTCATATGTCACCAGGCTGTCATGCGGTGTCTGCTTGCATATTTTCTCGACAAGCCTGCAG AACAACTGCCTTACCTGAAGTGCCCGCTGCATACTGTCTTAAAGCTAACCCCGGTGGCTTATG GATGTAAAGTAGAATCTATATTTCTGAATGTTGAAGCTgtaaacacacacagagataaaCCCGAg AATGTAGACATTTCCAGACCTCCCGAGGACGCTCTTGTAACAGTCCCTGCTCATCAGTGA
- the LOC141947886 gene encoding 6-phosphofructo-2-kinase/fructose-2,6-bisphosphatase 4 isoform X4: protein MWGCRRRRGCPQGRRCRVCMTNCPTLIVMVGLPARGKTYISKKLTRYLNWIGVPTKEFNVGQYRRDLVKKYKSFEFFLPDNEEGLKIRKQCALAALNDVRQYLSEENGHVAVFDATNTTRERRETIYKFGEENGYKTFFVESVCVDPEVIAANIVQVKLGSPDYVDCSNDEATEDFMKRIECYKNSYETLDETLDKDLSYIKIMDVGRSYLVNRVMDHIQSRIVYYLMNIHVTPRSIYLCRHGESELNLKGRIGGDPGLSVRGKEFAKSLAQFINEQNIKDLKVWTSQMKRTIQTAEALGVPYEQWKVLNEIDAGVCEEMTYEEIQENYPLEFALRDQDKYRYRYPKGESYEDLVQRLEPVIMELERQENVLVICHQAVMRCLLAYFLDKPAEQLPYLKCPLHTVLKLTPVAYGCKVESIFLNVEAVNTHRDKPENVDISRPPEDALVTVPAHQ from the exons TATGTATGACCAATTGCCCTACTCTGATTGTCATGGTGGGTCTCCCAGCAAGAGGAAAAACCTACATCTCGAAGAAGCTGACACGCTATTTAAATTGGATTGGAGTGCCTACAAAAG AGTTTAATGTTGGTCAGTATCGTCGAGACTTGGTGAAAAAGTATAAATCTTTTGAATTCTTCCTGCCTGACAATGAAGAAGGCTTGAAAATCAGGAA acaatgTGCCTTAGCAGCGCTGAATGACGTCCGACAGTACCTCAGTGAAGAGAACGGGCACGTGGCT GTCTTTGATGCTACAAATACAACTCGAGAACGTAGAGAAACTATTTACAAATTTGGTGAAGAAAATGGATATAAG actttttttgttgAGTCAGTATGCGTAGATCCAGAGGTCATTGCTGCAAACATTGTG caagTGAAGCTGGGTAGTCCTGACTATGTTGATTGTAGTAATGATGAAGCAACAGAAGACTTTATGAAAAGAATAGAGTGCTACAAGAACTCTTACGAGACATTAGATGAAACTCTTGACAA GGATCTTTCGTATATTAAAATTATGGATGTTGGAAGGAGTTACCTTGTAAACAGAGTAATGGATCACATTCAGAGCCGGATTGTCTACTACCTCATGAATATCCATGTGACTCCTCGGTCAATCTACCTCTGTCGACATGGAGAAAGTGAACTCAATCTGAAAGGGAGAATAGGAGGAGATCCTGGACTGTCTGTCAGAGGGAAAGAA tttgccAAAAGCTTGGCACAGTTTATTAATGAGCAAAACATCAAAGATCTGAAAGTTTGGACCAGCCAGATGAAAAGGACAATTCAGACTGCTGAAGCCTTGGGAGTGCCTTATGAGCAGTGGAAGGTTCTGAATGAGATAGATGCA GGAGTGTGTGAAGAAATGACATatgaagaaatacaggaaaattatcCGCTTGAATTCGCACTGAGAGACCAAGACAAATACAGATACAGATACCCTAAAGGAGAG TCCTATGAAGATCTTGTTCAGAGACTGGAGCCAGTAATTATGGAACTTGAAAGGCAGGAAAATGTGCTTGTCATATGTCACCAGGCTGTCATGCGGTGTCTGCTTGCATATTTTCTCGACAAGCCTGCAG AACAACTGCCTTACCTGAAGTGCCCGCTGCATACTGTCTTAAAGCTAACCCCGGTGGCTTATG GATGTAAAGTAGAATCTATATTTCTGAATGTTGAAGCTgtaaacacacacagagataaaCCCGAg AATGTAGACATTTCCAGACCTCCCGAGGACGCTCTTGTAACAGTCCCTGCTCATCAGTGA